One genomic segment of Novosphingobium sp. RL4 includes these proteins:
- a CDS encoding DUF1330 domain-containing protein produces the protein MPAYIIVYRESPVRDETAIAEYSRRNRESAAAFQQQFGIRPLVVYGTSQALEGDNPDGVVMLQFPSIEKARAWYASPAYQEALAFRKNAAEWRVVIVEGLPE, from the coding sequence ATGCCTGCCTATATCATTGTCTATCGCGAAAGCCCTGTGCGGGACGAGACTGCGATCGCGGAATACTCCCGGCGCAATCGGGAGAGCGCGGCAGCCTTCCAGCAGCAATTCGGAATCCGTCCTCTGGTGGTCTACGGCACCTCTCAGGCACTGGAAGGCGACAATCCCGACGGCGTCGTCATGCTGCAGTTCCCCTCAATCGAAAAGGCAAGGGCCTGGTACGCAAGCCCTGCCTACCAGGAGGCGCTAGCCTTCCGGAAAAATGCAGCCGAGTGGCGCGTCGTCATCGTCGAAGGCCTTCCGGAATGA
- a CDS encoding NADH:flavin oxidoreductase encodes MACNADVLFRPLRIGSMTLKNRIVMAPMTRGFAIDGAVGAAHANYYRKRAEGGVGLVVTEGVVVDRPASRNEPNVPRFYGDDLEGWGDVVGAVHGAGGAIAPQIWHTGAVRSSSMDWEPDFTVESPSGLIAPDQARGDTMSEEAIADTVTAFARAAADAKRLGFDCVEVHGAHGYLVDQFFWAGTNLRDDRYGGPTLKERSRFAAEIIATIRAEVGPDYPLILRVSQWKQQDYSARLTQTLEAMADWLVPLVEAGVDVLHCSQRRFWEPEFPEADGAQGLNFAGWAKKLTGALTISVGSVGLDGDFLQVFKGQHSEPASIDSLVERMERDEFDMIAIGRALITNPDWAHKAQTGRFDEMVPFSTDALAQFV; translated from the coding sequence ATGGCCTGCAATGCCGACGTTCTTTTCCGCCCCCTGCGCATCGGGTCGATGACCCTGAAAAACCGCATTGTCATGGCGCCGATGACGCGCGGTTTCGCCATCGATGGAGCTGTCGGCGCTGCGCATGCCAACTATTATCGCAAGCGCGCTGAAGGCGGCGTGGGGCTAGTCGTGACCGAAGGCGTCGTGGTGGACCGGCCGGCCTCTCGGAACGAGCCCAATGTGCCCAGGTTCTACGGCGACGATCTGGAAGGATGGGGTGATGTCGTCGGCGCGGTCCATGGTGCCGGCGGTGCGATAGCGCCGCAGATCTGGCACACTGGCGCGGTCCGGAGCAGCAGTATGGATTGGGAACCTGACTTCACGGTGGAAAGCCCTTCGGGCCTTATCGCACCGGATCAGGCACGCGGCGACACCATGAGCGAGGAAGCCATTGCCGATACCGTCACCGCCTTTGCCCGGGCGGCAGCGGATGCCAAGCGTCTCGGCTTCGATTGCGTGGAAGTCCATGGCGCCCATGGTTACCTGGTCGACCAGTTCTTCTGGGCAGGTACCAATCTGCGCGATGACCGCTATGGCGGCCCCACACTGAAGGAGCGGTCGCGCTTCGCGGCTGAGATCATTGCCACGATCCGCGCCGAGGTCGGGCCCGATTACCCGCTGATCCTGCGCGTCAGCCAGTGGAAGCAGCAGGACTACAGCGCACGCCTGACACAGACCCTCGAAGCGATGGCGGACTGGCTCGTACCGCTGGTCGAAGCCGGTGTGGATGTGCTGCACTGTTCGCAGCGCCGGTTCTGGGAGCCCGAGTTTCCGGAAGCGGACGGCGCGCAGGGCCTCAACTTCGCAGGATGGGCGAAGAAGCTGACCGGTGCACTGACGATAAGCGTCGGATCGGTTGGGCTGGACGGCGATTTCCTTCAGGTATTCAAGGGCCAGCATTCTGAGCCTGCAAGCATCGACAGTCTGGTCGAACGCATGGAGCGTGACGAGTTCGACATGATCGCGATCGGCCGCGCGCTGATCACCAATCCCGACTGGGCCCACAAGGCACAGACCGGCCGGTTTGACGAAATGGTTCCCTTTTCAACGGATGCCCTCGCGCAATTCGTCTGA
- a CDS encoding carboxymuconolactone decarboxylase family protein codes for MDAGSRGAISAHASARFDHHGFGLQLDPALGAPGLADPWLRFNAKVAEGFVLCAWYREIAISRVAWRRASDYEWIHHTLSAARAGLTKANLDALQNDDADDQWSGLEILLIRATDEIYAEGGIAPQTLAQLVEHFTTQQVIELVFVIGAYIALAAILNTAGAEIEPRIMQQAKAAGFPRLVLI; via the coding sequence GTGGACGCCGGAAGTCGAGGCGCTATTTCCGCTCATGCTTCCGCCCGGTTCGACCACCACGGATTCGGACTTCAACTCGATCCTGCTCTTGGCGCACCGGGGCTCGCTGATCCCTGGCTCCGCTTCAACGCCAAGGTCGCGGAAGGCTTCGTACTTTGTGCGTGGTATAGGGAAATCGCGATCTCGCGCGTCGCGTGGCGGCGGGCCTCCGATTACGAATGGATCCATCACACGCTTTCGGCAGCGCGCGCCGGCTTGACCAAGGCGAATCTCGATGCGCTGCAGAACGACGATGCCGATGACCAATGGTCCGGCCTGGAAATCCTGCTGATACGCGCCACCGACGAGATCTACGCGGAGGGTGGCATAGCGCCACAGACGCTCGCCCAACTCGTGGAGCATTTCACAACGCAGCAGGTCATCGAACTGGTCTTCGTCATCGGGGCCTACATTGCGCTCGCCGCCATTCTCAACACGGCTGGCGCCGAAATCGAGCCTCGGATCATGCAGCAAGCAAAGGCTGCCGGCTTCCCACGGCTCGTGCTTATCTGA
- a CDS encoding IS701 family transposase, with protein MDEDWQADLERWLEPYLGSLANKTRRRMCPAYIAGLIGPGDRKSIQPMAARTDAIPYDRLHHFIGAGLWDSAPLEAILWSQADQLVGGNKAWLIIDDTALPKKGKASVGVAPQYATVLGKNANCQTMVSVTLASGEVPIMLSLRLFLPESWTDDAARMTKAGVPEPLQSYRTKPEIAVEEIDRAIAAGVRFGCVLADAGYGLSASFRQALTARDLCWAVGIPRHQKVYPADVQLIFPVATRGRPRVRHVPDVKSRAAHAMLEDAKWRQVSWRRGTKGMLSARFAAMRVRIADGAPQRIGSAGAQHMPGEEVWLVGEHRSNGERKYYLSNLPAGTSIRELAGAIKARWVCEQAHQQLKEELGLDHFEGRSWTGLHRHALMTMMAYAFLQTQRLAQAGRKKKSLRAATSAQFASSSPSHP; from the coding sequence ATGGACGAGGACTGGCAAGCAGATCTGGAGCGTTGGCTTGAGCCATATCTGGGAAGTCTGGCGAACAAGACGCGGCGGCGGATGTGCCCGGCCTATATTGCCGGCTTGATTGGGCCTGGCGATCGCAAGAGCATTCAGCCCATGGCAGCTCGAACTGATGCCATCCCTTATGACCGGCTGCATCATTTCATCGGTGCCGGCCTGTGGGACAGCGCCCCGCTGGAAGCGATCTTGTGGAGCCAGGCAGATCAATTGGTCGGCGGCAACAAGGCCTGGCTGATCATCGACGATACGGCCTTGCCCAAGAAGGGCAAAGCTTCGGTCGGTGTCGCCCCGCAATATGCAACGGTGCTCGGCAAGAATGCGAATTGTCAGACGATGGTTTCGGTAACGCTCGCATCAGGCGAAGTACCCATCATGCTGAGCCTGCGCCTGTTCCTGCCGGAAAGCTGGACCGACGATGCGGCGCGGATGACCAAAGCTGGCGTGCCTGAGCCTTTGCAGAGCTACCGCACAAAGCCCGAGATCGCAGTGGAGGAAATCGACCGCGCAATCGCTGCCGGCGTTCGCTTCGGCTGCGTCTTGGCCGATGCCGGCTATGGGCTCTCGGCGTCGTTCCGACAGGCACTCACCGCCCGGGATCTATGCTGGGCGGTCGGTATTCCCCGGCACCAGAAGGTCTATCCAGCCGATGTGCAATTGATTTTCCCGGTAGCGACACGGGGCCGGCCACGTGTCCGGCACGTGCCTGATGTCAAATCCCGAGCGGCCCATGCCATGCTCGAGGATGCGAAATGGCGACAGGTCAGTTGGAGGCGGGGAACGAAGGGGATGCTGAGCGCCCGCTTTGCCGCCATGCGCGTGCGCATCGCCGATGGCGCGCCCCAGCGGATTGGCTCTGCAGGAGCCCAGCATATGCCCGGCGAAGAGGTTTGGCTGGTGGGCGAGCATCGCTCGAACGGCGAGCGCAAATACTACCTCTCCAATCTGCCCGCAGGAACCTCGATCCGCGAGCTAGCAGGCGCGATCAAGGCCCGCTGGGTTTGCGAACAGGCTCATCAGCAACTCAAGGAAGAACTTGGCCTCGATCACTTCGAGGGAAGGTCATGGACGGGGCTGCATCGACACGCGCTCATGACAATGATGGCATACGCGTTTCTACAAACACAAAGGCTCGCTCAGGCGGGCCGGAAAAAAAAGAGTCTCCGGGCCGCCACCTCAGCCCAGTTTGCCAGCAGTTCGCCAAGCCATCCTTGA
- a CDS encoding RNA polymerase sigma factor, which produces MSSNSALLSRLLTTERAALVRWLARMVGSVAAAEDVAQNLYLRVQSVKDDPPIINKRSFLFRLASNLALDHLRAARRQAALFVEEADGHGVPSPDPNAETRLLDQEKVRQIAAVVDTMPLRCRQVFVLVKIDELSVSEAAERLSISQDMVRKHIRHALVLCHRALSDAAEA; this is translated from the coding sequence ATGTCGAGCAACTCCGCCTTGCTATCCCGTCTGCTGACCACCGAGCGCGCCGCCCTGGTGCGCTGGCTGGCGAGGATGGTGGGCAGCGTCGCGGCAGCAGAGGATGTCGCGCAGAACCTATATTTGCGCGTGCAGAGCGTGAAAGACGATCCGCCGATCATCAACAAGCGCTCCTTCCTGTTCCGCCTCGCCTCGAACCTGGCGCTGGATCATCTACGCGCCGCGCGGCGACAGGCAGCCCTGTTTGTCGAGGAAGCCGATGGTCACGGCGTCCCTTCGCCGGATCCCAATGCTGAAACGCGCCTGCTCGATCAGGAAAAAGTTCGCCAGATTGCTGCGGTAGTCGATACGATGCCGCTCCGCTGCCGACAGGTCTTCGTGCTGGTCAAGATCGACGAATTGAGCGTCTCGGAAGCAGCGGAGCGGTTGTCGATCAGCCAGGACATGGTGCGCAAGCATATCCGTCATGCCCTGGTGCTGTGCCATCGGGCTTTGTCGGACGCGGCCGAAGCATGA
- a CDS encoding TonB-dependent siderophore receptor, producing MKISTKARGGQRASGRLMAAVLLAGTTMGLSAGIAAPALAQEARSYDIPAGALADVLNSYARQAGVELAYRAELTAGVSSPGLKGSFAPAEGLSRILAGSGVTFRQTGPRAFTLEAAPRTADGTIQLGPVQVQGSDGGNGGSLAGLTSDPAVSEGTRSYTVRSTSTATKLALSPRETPQSVSVVTRQKMDDQNVQSLDDIARTTTGITYTKLGTDRSTYYARGSEITDIQFDGIPSNISENYSMDVMSTANMAIYDRVEVVRGANGLLQGTGNPSAAINLVRKRATRDFQLGVEAGIGSWSNYRGQVDVSGPITKGGDVRARAVAFYNNAGSYRDGASRDNRLLYLTAEADLTPGTLLRVGGTAQRDYNHGYDWGGLNTDVSGAFYDLPRSASLAGKWAYLKRRNYSAFGELQQQIGSDWKIVVAPSAIWSDADFRSSYPARSSGDIYRLVVSDVDYRDRQVGLDVYATGHYRLLGGEHQLVLGGSLRRDKFDFTIHTASNTPTVDITDYDYASITAPVLNTASTYYNYNRKEGGLYGSTRLALADGLHAILGARLSWSSYTVLSPYVNDEYSSKARFLPYAGVVYDLDNHHSLYVSYTEVYKTQSYYSAGNTLLDPIQGQNYEAGVKGEYFDGRLNASLAVFQSSLLNMPEATTADKTCGVTGTSTCYVEGGRVRNRGFEVEVSGSPLPDWNATLGFTYSDPEYVAGVNKGTDYNTRIPRKLFKFSTDYRLPGSFNRMRLGGDLYVQSKMYTQTASYTIKQGGYALVGLHARYDVSEAVELGLNVNNLLDKTYYQSIPTSNNFGGLFYGDPRSVMATVRGRF from the coding sequence GTGAAGATTTCGACAAAGGCGCGCGGCGGGCAGCGCGCGAGCGGCAGGCTGATGGCCGCCGTACTCCTTGCCGGTACGACGATGGGGCTTTCGGCCGGGATCGCCGCTCCGGCGCTGGCGCAAGAAGCCCGGAGCTACGATATTCCCGCCGGCGCGCTGGCCGATGTTCTCAACAGCTATGCCCGGCAGGCCGGTGTCGAACTGGCCTATCGCGCCGAATTGACAGCGGGCGTTTCAAGTCCCGGTCTCAAGGGCAGCTTTGCCCCGGCGGAAGGCCTTTCGCGCATTCTTGCCGGTAGCGGGGTGACCTTCCGCCAGACCGGGCCGCGCGCCTTCACGCTGGAGGCTGCACCTCGAACCGCGGATGGCACCATCCAGCTTGGGCCGGTGCAGGTTCAGGGCAGTGATGGCGGAAACGGCGGCAGCCTGGCTGGACTGACCAGCGATCCTGCCGTGAGCGAGGGAACCCGTTCCTACACCGTACGCAGCACCTCGACCGCCACCAAGCTGGCTCTCTCCCCGCGGGAGACGCCCCAGTCGGTCTCGGTCGTCACGCGCCAGAAGATGGACGACCAGAACGTTCAGTCGCTCGACGATATTGCCCGCACCACGACGGGGATTACCTATACCAAGCTCGGGACCGACCGCTCGACCTATTACGCGCGCGGATCGGAGATCACCGATATCCAGTTCGACGGAATTCCGAGCAACATTTCCGAGAACTACTCGATGGACGTGATGTCCACCGCGAACATGGCGATCTACGACCGGGTCGAGGTGGTGCGCGGTGCCAACGGACTGTTGCAAGGCACCGGCAATCCTTCCGCAGCGATCAATCTCGTGCGCAAGCGGGCGACGCGCGACTTTCAACTGGGTGTCGAGGCAGGCATTGGATCATGGTCCAACTATCGCGGGCAGGTGGACGTTTCCGGGCCGATCACCAAGGGCGGCGACGTGCGCGCGCGCGCCGTGGCTTTCTACAACAACGCGGGCAGTTACCGTGACGGCGCCAGCAGGGACAATCGCCTGCTGTACCTGACGGCGGAAGCCGATCTTACCCCCGGCACGTTGCTGCGCGTCGGCGGCACCGCGCAGCGCGATTACAACCACGGCTACGACTGGGGCGGGCTCAACACCGACGTCAGCGGTGCGTTCTACGATCTGCCGCGTTCGGCCTCGCTGGCGGGCAAGTGGGCCTATCTCAAGCGCCGCAACTATTCGGCCTTCGGCGAACTGCAACAGCAGATCGGCAGCGACTGGAAGATCGTGGTCGCCCCCAGCGCGATCTGGTCGGACGCGGACTTTCGCTCGTCCTATCCGGCACGTTCCTCTGGCGACATCTACCGGCTGGTGGTCTCCGACGTGGACTACCGGGACCGGCAGGTGGGGCTCGACGTCTATGCCACCGGCCATTACCGGCTGCTGGGCGGCGAGCATCAGCTAGTCCTCGGCGGCAGCCTGCGGCGCGACAAGTTCGATTTCACGATCCACACCGCATCCAATACGCCGACCGTCGACATCACCGACTATGACTATGCGTCGATCACAGCCCCGGTGCTCAACACCGCCAGCACTTATTACAATTACAACCGCAAGGAAGGCGGCCTTTACGGTTCGACCCGTCTGGCTCTGGCCGATGGGCTTCATGCCATTCTCGGCGCACGCCTGAGCTGGTCGAGCTACACCGTCCTGAGCCCTTACGTGAACGACGAATACAGCTCGAAAGCCCGGTTCCTGCCCTACGCCGGGGTTGTCTACGATCTCGACAACCACCATTCGCTCTACGTCAGCTACACGGAAGTCTACAAGACGCAGAGCTACTACAGCGCGGGCAATACGCTGCTTGATCCGATCCAGGGACAGAACTACGAAGCCGGGGTAAAGGGCGAATACTTCGACGGGCGCCTGAATGCATCGTTGGCGGTGTTCCAATCCAGCCTGCTCAACATGCCCGAGGCCACGACGGCGGACAAGACGTGCGGCGTCACCGGTACGTCCACCTGCTACGTCGAAGGCGGGCGCGTACGCAACCGCGGCTTTGAAGTCGAGGTTTCCGGCTCTCCGCTGCCGGACTGGAACGCGACGCTTGGCTTCACCTATAGCGATCCCGAATATGTCGCAGGCGTCAACAAGGGGACGGACTACAACACCCGCATTCCGCGCAAGCTGTTCAAGTTCTCGACCGACTACCGCCTGCCGGGCAGCTTCAACCGCATGCGGCTGGGCGGCGACCTTTATGTCCAGAGCAAGATGTATACCCAGACCGCAAGCTATACGATCAAGCAGGGCGGTTACGCGCTGGTTGGACTGCACGCGCGCTATGATGTCAGTGAAGCGGTCGAACTGGGTCTCAACGTCAACAATCTGCTGGACAAGACCTACTACCAGTCGATCCCGACCTCGAACAACTTCGGCGGATTGTTCTACGGCGATCCGCGCAGCGTGATGGCAACGGTGCGCGGACGTTTCTAA
- a CDS encoding energy transducer TonB, translated as MPPPATLTAFNVARPAAPPEPVREVPPGPEQVKKDKPVPKPQVPEIEAPKIVIPTANVVAATPPAKLVPPDPGPPVKDTTAPASKPVPPAPQVSSGRPTWQGLVLGALDKVKRYPRDAHFARQQGVPYIRFAMDRQGKVLSVRLERSSGVRSLDNEALALPKRAQPLPKPPEDVKGEAIELVVPVEFLIT; from the coding sequence ATGCCGCCGCCTGCGACGCTGACGGCGTTCAATGTCGCACGCCCGGCTGCTCCGCCCGAACCCGTTCGCGAAGTGCCGCCAGGGCCGGAGCAGGTGAAGAAGGACAAGCCCGTCCCGAAGCCTCAAGTACCCGAGATCGAAGCGCCGAAGATCGTCATTCCGACCGCCAATGTCGTGGCAGCAACGCCGCCTGCCAAACTCGTGCCGCCCGATCCCGGCCCTCCGGTGAAGGATACTACGGCGCCAGCCAGCAAGCCCGTGCCGCCCGCCCCGCAAGTTTCGAGCGGCAGGCCGACATGGCAGGGCCTCGTCCTCGGCGCCCTCGACAAGGTGAAGCGCTATCCGCGAGACGCCCATTTCGCACGGCAGCAGGGCGTTCCGTACATCCGCTTCGCCATGGACCGGCAGGGCAAGGTACTGTCGGTCAGGTTGGAGCGCTCGTCAGGTGTCCGCTCGCTGGACAACGAGGCTTTGGCGCTTCCGAAGCGGGCGCAGCCGCTGCCCAAGCCGCCAGAGGATGTGAAGGGCGAAGCTATAGAACTGGTCGTGCCAGTTGAGTTCCTCATAACCTGA
- a CDS encoding IS3 family transposase (programmed frameshift) has product MARKHKPEEIIGKLREAEIVLAQGGTVADACRRIGVTEQSYYRWRKEYGGLKMDQARRMKELEKENARLRRAVSDLTLDKLILQEASPGKLLSPARRRRCIDHIRGMMPVSERRVCRVLGQHRSTQRKTPRGADDEAALTEDIIALARQYGRYGYRRVTALLRDAGWHVNRKRVERIWRREGLKVPQKQPKRGRLWLNDGSCIRLRPEYPGHVWSYDFVEGRTHDGRKFRILSIIDEASRECLALPIARRLRSEDVLAALAELFVTRGPPAHIRSDNGPEFIANAVQQWLAKIGVKTLYITPGSPWENGYCESFNGSMRDELLNGEIFYTLAEAKILIEAWRRHYNTVRPHSSLGYRPPAPETATAPWLPSGSATLHLRPAMAPEAILH; this is encoded by the exons ATGGCGAGGAAGCACAAGCCGGAAGAGATCATCGGCAAGCTGCGTGAAGCGGAGATCGTGCTGGCGCAGGGCGGAACGGTGGCGGATGCGTGTCGCCGGATCGGCGTCACCGAGCAGAGCTACTACCGCTGGCGCAAGGAGTATGGCGGCCTGAAGATGGACCAGGCTCGGCGCATGAAAGAGCTTGAGAAGGAAAACGCCCGGTTGCGGCGGGCGGTGTCAGATCTGACGCTGGACAAGTTGATCCTACAGGAGGCCTCGC CGGGGAAACTTCTGAGCCCCGCGCGCCGCAGGCGCTGTATCGATCATATCCGGGGCATGATGCCGGTGTCCGAGCGGCGGGTCTGCCGCGTGCTCGGGCAACATCGATCGACGCAGCGCAAAACGCCGCGTGGGGCGGATGACGAAGCAGCCCTGACCGAGGATATCATCGCGCTTGCCCGGCAGTATGGCCGCTATGGCTATCGCCGGGTGACGGCCTTGCTGCGCGATGCCGGTTGGCATGTGAACCGCAAACGGGTGGAGCGCATCTGGCGCCGTGAAGGGCTCAAGGTGCCGCAGAAGCAACCGAAGCGTGGAAGGCTCTGGCTCAACGACGGATCATGTATCCGCCTGCGACCGGAATATCCGGGCCATGTGTGGTCTTACGACTTCGTCGAGGGACGCACACATGATGGCCGCAAGTTCCGCATCCTGTCGATCATCGACGAGGCCAGCCGCGAGTGCCTCGCCTTACCCATCGCGCGACGGCTGCGCAGCGAGGACGTGCTGGCGGCTCTCGCCGAGTTGTTCGTCACACGGGGGCCGCCGGCGCACATACGGTCAGACAATGGCCCTGAATTTATCGCCAATGCCGTGCAGCAATGGCTGGCGAAGATCGGCGTGAAAACGCTCTACATTACACCCGGCAGCCCATGGGAAAATGGCTACTGTGAGTCCTTCAACGGCTCGATGCGTGATGAGCTCTTGAACGGGGAGATCTTCTACACCTTGGCCGAGGCGAAGATCCTGATCGAGGCCTGGCGGCGGCACTACAACACCGTCAGGCCTCATAGTTCGCTGGGGTATCGACCGCCGGCCCCGGAGACGGCGACGGCGCCATGGCTGCCCTCCGGTTCCGCTACGCTGCACCTACGGCCAGCCATGGCGCCGGAGGCAATCTTACACTAA
- a CDS encoding TauD/TfdA family dioxygenase, translating to MMKFETADLTPRIGTEIKASKQDLLQGGLGEDIRELLEQRGVLLFRELNLTDDEQLAFARTLGEVIDQGMKGIYKISLDPALNDTADYLHATVHWHVDGAQDMVPTRASLLTARVLSRIGGQTEFANTYAAYDDLPADRKAEADSLRVVHSQEYIQRAMHPDPSEAQLARWREHPEQVHPMVWTHRSGRKSLLLGLTAGRIDGMSEEEGRRIIDDMQAWATQPQFVYRHEWTSGDLIIWDNTGVMHRVEAYSADSGRLLSRTTLVGEEPIA from the coding sequence ATGATGAAATTCGAAACCGCAGACCTGACCCCGCGCATCGGCACGGAGATCAAGGCCAGCAAGCAGGATCTGCTCCAAGGGGGCCTGGGCGAGGATATACGGGAACTGCTGGAACAGCGCGGGGTTCTGCTGTTTCGCGAACTGAACCTGACCGATGACGAGCAACTCGCTTTCGCCCGGACCCTCGGCGAGGTGATCGACCAGGGCATGAAGGGCATCTACAAGATTTCGCTCGATCCCGCGCTGAATGACACCGCCGATTACCTCCATGCCACTGTCCACTGGCATGTCGACGGTGCTCAGGACATGGTGCCAACACGGGCTTCGCTGCTGACCGCGCGCGTATTGTCCAGAATCGGCGGCCAGACCGAATTCGCCAACACTTACGCCGCCTATGACGATCTCCCGGCAGATCGAAAGGCAGAGGCGGACAGCCTGCGCGTGGTCCACTCGCAGGAATACATCCAGCGCGCGATGCATCCCGATCCGAGCGAGGCGCAACTGGCTCGCTGGCGCGAGCACCCTGAACAGGTTCATCCGATGGTCTGGACGCATCGATCGGGGCGCAAGTCCTTGCTGCTGGGCCTCACCGCTGGCCGCATCGACGGGATGAGCGAGGAGGAAGGCCGCAGGATCATCGATGACATGCAGGCATGGGCCACCCAGCCGCAATTCGTCTATCGCCACGAATGGACATCGGGTGACCTGATCATTTGGGACAATACCGGCGTGATGCACCGCGTCGAGGCCTATTCGGCCGACAGTGGCCGCCTGCTCAGCCGGACGACCCTTGTCGGTGAAGAACCCATCGCCTGA
- a CDS encoding HEPN domain-containing protein, whose translation MKVILFGAYARGTGTRELPGGRTPKYSILVVVSDDRLAQKSDFPLHAEDRLMREHAITRQLAVPISLSIRGIKSVHRDLSHGKSFVCGAVADGTVLYELPGHPLSLPMVPDHAAVLQERRADFDYWFSSASEFLEFAQISLARKWLNRAVFQFHQATEVLYHTVLYMLTGDSPRSQNVTWLRDRSEDIVPALARAWPSETKSEKRCFKRLHDSYVKSRYDRQYRISEDELAWIAGRVDYLHSEVQALSCDRLGVDFMVRGET comes from the coding sequence TTGAAAGTCATCCTGTTCGGCGCCTATGCACGCGGTACTGGAACGCGGGAGTTACCGGGCGGGCGTACGCCAAAGTACTCGATCCTTGTGGTGGTTAGCGATGACCGGCTTGCGCAAAAATCCGACTTTCCATTGCATGCAGAAGATCGACTCATGCGTGAACATGCCATCACGCGGCAACTTGCCGTACCGATCAGCCTGTCGATCCGCGGTATCAAGTCGGTCCACCGCGATCTGTCGCACGGTAAATCGTTTGTGTGTGGGGCGGTGGCTGACGGCACAGTACTCTACGAACTACCAGGTCATCCCCTGTCATTGCCAATGGTGCCGGACCACGCTGCCGTGCTTCAGGAGCGCCGCGCGGATTTCGATTACTGGTTCTCCAGCGCGAGCGAATTCCTGGAGTTTGCCCAGATTTCGCTCGCCCGCAAGTGGCTCAATCGGGCGGTCTTCCAATTTCATCAGGCGACGGAGGTCCTGTACCACACCGTACTGTATATGCTGACGGGAGACAGTCCGCGATCGCAAAACGTTACCTGGCTTCGTGACCGAAGCGAGGACATCGTGCCTGCGTTGGCGAGGGCGTGGCCTAGCGAAACGAAGTCGGAAAAACGCTGCTTCAAGCGGCTGCACGACTCCTACGTGAAGTCGCGATACGATCGCCAATATCGGATCTCTGAAGACGAGCTGGCTTGGATTGCGGGGCGTGTAGATTACCTGCATTCCGAAGTTCAGGCATTGTCTTGCGACCGATTGGGAGTAGATTTTATGGTGCGCGGCGAGACCTAA
- a CDS encoding FecR family protein produces MPRDTEAPLPNSLADEAAYWVSADFDGELPAKKRAERDAWLARDPEHARAYARMQDLWMQMGAVPETPALRASLPQEPVRKTRRLARPGARVRRRWAISAIAASLIFALVWSAQGWMTMLQADAMTGTGERRTMRLADGSTMQLGTHSAVAFEFAGNRRVVRLLTGEAAFTVAPDPSRPFRVQAGAGSTTALGTRFLVRRDGAETRVTVTEHKVRIRYPAEDGTSAVLHEGKSLSYGPAAGIGPAFTVNPDDAMAWTEGALVFKDAPLSEVVAEIGRYHRGYLGVVGAARDLRVSGVFHIDDPVAAIAQLRSSLGLRSAQLTDRMILIFS; encoded by the coding sequence ATGCCGCGTGATACCGAGGCGCCTTTGCCGAATTCGCTTGCCGATGAAGCGGCCTATTGGGTTTCCGCCGATTTCGACGGCGAACTGCCTGCCAAAAAGCGAGCCGAGCGCGATGCCTGGCTGGCCCGAGATCCAGAACACGCGCGCGCCTATGCGCGGATGCAGGACCTCTGGATGCAGATGGGCGCCGTGCCCGAGACTCCGGCGCTGCGCGCATCCCTGCCGCAAGAGCCCGTTCGCAAGACCCGAAGGCTCGCTCGGCCAGGGGCACGCGTGCGGCGGCGCTGGGCAATTTCCGCGATCGCCGCAAGCCTCATTTTTGCGTTGGTCTGGTCGGCGCAGGGCTGGATGACGATGCTCCAGGCTGACGCGATGACCGGAACCGGCGAGAGGCGCACGATGCGACTTGCCGATGGTTCCACGATGCAGTTGGGGACACACAGCGCAGTGGCTTTCGAATTTGCAGGCAACCGCCGCGTGGTCCGGCTACTGACCGGCGAGGCTGCATTCACCGTGGCACCCGATCCATCGCGCCCGTTCCGCGTGCAGGCGGGCGCGGGATCGACGACGGCGCTCGGCACCCGTTTCCTCGTCCGGCGCGACGGCGCCGAAACGCGTGTAACCGTCACCGAACACAAGGTGCGCATTCGCTATCCGGCCGAGGACGGCACCTCTGCCGTCCTGCACGAAGGCAAGAGCCTTTCCTATGGGCCCGCAGCAGGGATCGGCCCTGCATTCACGGTCAACCCGGACGATGCCATGGCGTGGACCGAAGGAGCGCTGGTGTTCAAGGATGCGCCGCTCAGCGAGGTCGTCGCCGAGATCGGGCGCTACCATCGAGGCTATCTGGGGGTAGTCGGTGCGGCGCGTGACTTGCGCGTCAGCGGGGTGTTCCACATCGACGATCCGGTTGCGGCCATCGCTCAACTCCGCAGCTCTCTGGGGCTGCGTTCGGCCCAGCTCACTGACCGCATGATCTTGATTTTCAGCTGA